One segment of Scomber scombrus chromosome 3, fScoSco1.1, whole genome shotgun sequence DNA contains the following:
- the cfap107 gene encoding cilia- and flagella-associated protein 107, translating to MALDKWAQTGWEIEQKYANKVLLGNWAEERLQFTREPKTSNSTNRVDYRPHWDFKPDDFERRSALLRAEGLPSKLLFAHHSTPSSHYLVTHYEESYGCKHINASPTQRPWHRDNLTWQPERSDHSISALPTNFGPLQSTKRRLEKQQSHLPSLTVYRSAYQRHPLSAFCQSHFARTSRILSSHLHAANHNNKDLDLRGRLLLQVPDHCFSLLHPSEQAQREHCASHAAC from the exons ATGGCCCTGGATAAATGGGCCCAAACCGGATGGGAAATAGAGCAGAAGTATGCAAACAAAGTGCTGTTAGGTAACTGGGCAGAAGAAAGACTTCAG TTCACTCGAGAGCCAAAGACATCCAACAGCACCAATCGTGTAGACTACCGGCCCCACTGGGACTTCAAGCCAGACGACTTTGAGAGAAGATCTGCCCTGCTGAGAGCTGAG GGACTTCCATCCAAGCTGCTCTTTGCCCACCATAGCACACCATCCTCTCATTATTTGGTCACACATTATGAAGAGAGCTATGGGTGTAAGCACATCAATGCTTCACCCACTCAGCGACCCTGGCATCGAGACAACTTGACATGGCAGCCTGAGAGGTCTGACCATTCAATTTCTG CCCTTCCAACCAACTTTGGCCCACTGCAGTCCACAAAGCGCCGTTTGGAAAAGCAGCAGTCACACCTCCCATCACTGACTGTGTACAGGTCAGCGTACCAAAGGCACCCACTTAGTGCCTTCTGCCAGAGCCACTTTGCCAGGACTTCACGCATACTCTCCAGCCACCTCCATGCAGCCAATCACAACAACAAGGACCTGGATCTGAGAGGGCGCTTGCTGCTACAAGTCCCAGACCATTGTTTCAGTTTACTTCATCCATCAGAACAGGCACAGAGAGAACACTGTGCCTCACATGCTGCTTGTTAA
- the klhdc7a gene encoding kelch domain-containing protein 7A — protein MPIAELLGVQFDMQLLLKLSLSVAAAILVSWAYRFYSSRGVKKSELCDKDNKEPQNATCQNCKTTLRCQSSTEHDTDDGEEQPRPTDKDSATEDLTSDSTKEMPAEACLHQGEKKSGMSCTTGRRSPCFLQKLEGIVGVGRELRQDLEHQGAYSSFLSKAEIKVEDANLVLEGTGDHIVRGKIYDYYVESTSHSITDSNTVLGQYEWNAESQPVEFGSRRGSLTESPSSLSPIIMRDLVLPQSTVEDPSSLGSLQLRPPARPILLRKESYLSAAEQSELSMPFATSRASTQTSHSLASTSNESISVHPMICPSTGNKGLNVRQGSDLQTATGVPFLHLSAKTLDGTDLESLKSKLDLGNCLEALCLAKQWGQNPVQQAALGVMSDNYLQVLRDPNLYGRLMAGEREQIQKQRMRGRRFLMVADMDPQDWARNTGGQTTEKEERSTSSAVYYYDDYKDAWHTLCLIPQEVVSKACAMCTMDNYLFVAVGCQGTDREMIPSKRVFCYNPLTSIWKEISPMNEARPRCKLAALEGYIYAIGGECLSTVERYDPRLDRWTFVAPLPNDTFAVAHHVTVCNGELFVSGGTLRCMLLRYSPKINTWRPSLLAGSKDRTADIMAVGRFLYRFDVSPLLGISVYRYHTVARLWYECSSKRLLHCPAFQCVTMDDTIYCVSRQFTMRFEADEISPAFKDEDLSVLSAAKGILFPFVLSLPDKKPRQTSV, from the exons ATGCCTATTGCAGAGCTTTTGGGAGTCCAGTTCGACATGCAGCTACTGTTGAAACTGAGTCTCTCTGTGGCTGCGGCTATTCTGGTGTCTTGGGCCTACAGATTCTACAGCTCCAGGGGTGTGAAGAAAAGTGAGCTCTGtgacaaagacaacaaagagCCACAAAATGCAACCTGCCAAAACTGCAAGACAACATTGCGATGTCAGAGCTCAACAGAACATGATACTGATGATGGGGAAGAACAACCTAGGCCGACGGACAAAGACTCAGCCACTGAAGATCTGACATCAGACAGCACCAAGGAAATGCCAGCAGAAGCATGTCTGCACCAAGGGGAAAAGA AGAGTGGGATGTCCTGTACCACAGGGCGCCGCTCACCTTGCTTTTTACAGAAGCTAGAAGGCATTGTGGGTGTGGGCAGGGAGTTAAGGCAAGACTTGGAGCACCAGGGGGCCTACTCCAGCTTCCTCTCCAAGGCAGAGATCAAAGTGGAGGATGCTAATTTGGTGCTGGAAGGAACAGGAGACCATATTGTGCGTGGAAAGATATATGACTACTATGTTGAGTCCACCTCTCATTCTATTACAGACTCAAACACTGTGCTGGGTCAGTATGAGTGGAACGCTGAGTCACAGCCAGTGGAGTTTGGAAGCCGTCGTGGCAGCCTCACCGAatctccttcctctttgagcCCCATCATTATGCGTGATCTGGTTTTACCGCAAAGCACTGTCGAGGATCCCTCCTCACTAGGAAGCCTCCAGCTGAGGCCCCCCGCAAGGCCTATACTCCTACGCAAGGAGAGCTATCTGTCTGCAGCAGAGCAGTCTGAGCTGTCCATGCCCTTTGCAACTTCAAGAGCTTCAACTCAAACGAGTCACTCTCTGGCCTCAACCAGCAATGAGTCAATCTCTGTTCACCCTATGATCTGTCCCTCTACAGGCAATAAAGGCCTTAATGTGAGGCAGGGGTCTGATCTACAGACTGCAACAGGAGTTCCATTTTTACACCTTTCAGCAAAAACTCTTGATGGCACAGATTTGGAAAGCTTAAAAAGTAAGCTTGATTTGGGGAACTGTTTAGAGGCACTGTGCTTGGCCAAACAGTGGGGCCAGAACCCTGTGCAGCAAGCAGCCCTTGGAGTCATGTCAGATAACTACCTCCAGGTGCTCAGGGACCCAAACCTTTATGGGCGGCTAATGGCTGGTGAGCGGGAACAAATCCAGAAGCAGAGAATGAGAGGGAGAAGGTTTCTCATGGTGGCAGATATGGACCCTCAAGACTGGGCGAGGAACACAGGGGGGCAGacaacagagaaagaggaaagaagtacaTCCAGTGCAGTGTACTATTATGATGACTACAAAGACGCCTGGCATACACTTTGCCTGATCCCTCAGGAGGTCGTCTCTAAAGCCTGTGCCATGTGCACAATGGATAACTACTTATTTGTGGCAGTGGGCTGCCAAGGCACAGACAGAGAAATGATACCCTCAAAGCGAGTGTTTTGCTACAATCCTTTGACATCCATTTGGAAGGAGATCAGTCCTATGAATGAAGCCAGGCCCCGCTGCAAACTGGCAGCACTGGAGGGCTACATCTACGCCATCGGTGGGGAGTGCCTCTCAACAGTGGAACGCTATGACCCGCGATTGGACAGATGGACGTTTGTGGCTCCACTACCTAATGATACATTTGCTGTGGCACATCACGTCACAGTGTGCAATGGAGAGCTTTTTGTTTCTGGGGGAACTCTTAGATGTATGCTTCTGCGCTACAGCCCCAAAATCAACACCTGGAGGCCAAGTCTGTTAGCAGGCAGCAAAGACAGAACTGCAGATATAATGGCTGTGGGGCGATTTCTATATCGGTTTGATGTTAGCCCTCTGCTGGGTATCAGCGTGTACCGCTACCACACAGTGGCTCGACTGTGGTATGAGTGCAGCTCCAAACGGCTCCTCCATTGCCCTGCCTTCCAGTGTGTTACAATGGATGACACAATCTATTGTGTCAGCCGCCAGTTCACCATGAGGTTTGAGGCTGATGAGATCTCTCCTGCTTTCAAAGATGAGGATTTGAGTGTCCTCTCTGCAGCGAAGGGCATACTTTTCCCCTTTGTCCTCTCACTCCCTGATAAGAAGCCTCGCCAGACCAGTGTGTAA
- the aadacl4 gene encoding arylacetamide deacetylase-like 4, which produces MDLGWAILIIGFAALVAAFLLLVIGLVYSELMNSDIPRGVANSRKLHMVHGLFVGIAIVGRILHRLGICDQVRFIRWFVACFLTRLNPVPPGLRVKDLMFSEVPVRVYEPTTVCDGLRRGLVYIHGGGWVLGSIDSVDEVCRYIAKKTDTTVVSVGYRLAPEHRYPVQLDDCETAMCHFLSVAEAEFSVDSRRVAVGGDSTGANMATALCQRLARREDGHLPFPCAQVLIYPALQMADFNLPSYQQNHAVPILFRGRMAFYFLQYLNGDMSVCQDVLEGNHVPTELRPQYREWLSTSNLPPECLARGFSEPPSPEYDGEIYHIIKAGLEPEVSPLLADDEVIQKTPPTFILTCEYDVLRDDGILYKKRLMDLEKDVTWQHVMDGFHGMIHYFNQGWLAFPSAVRVMDSVVNYVKTL; this is translated from the exons ATGGACCTCGGCTGGGCAATTTTAATAATTGGCTTCGCTGCTCTTGTTGCAGCCTTCCTCCTTCTGGTAATTGGACTTGTGTACTCTGAGCTGATGAATTCAGACATTCCTCGTGGGGTTGCAAATAGTAGGAAACTGCACATGGTCCATGGCTTGTTTGTTGGCATAGCAATTGTG GGCCGGATCCTACATCGTCTGGGTATTTGTGACCAGGTCAGATTTATCCGATGGTTTGTGGCCTGTTTTCTGACTCGCTTAAATCCAGTTCCCCCAGGCCTACGAGTGAAGGATCTGATGTTTTCTGAGGTGCCAGTGCGAGTCTATGAACCCACCACTGTCTGTGACGGCTTGAGAAGAGGTCTTGTGTATATCCATGGAGGAGGATGGGTGTTGGGCAGTATAG ATTCTGTTGATGAAGTCTGCCGTTACATTGCCAAGAAGACTGACACAACTGTGGTTTCTGTTGG GTACCGATTAGCCCCTGAGCACAGGTACCCTGTCCAGCTGGATGATTGTGAGACGGCAatgtgtcacttcctgtctgtggcTGAGGCAGAGTTCAGCGTGGACTCTCGCAGAGTGGCAGTCGGAGGGGATAGCACTGGGGCTAACATGGCAACAGCACTGTGCCAAAGGCTGGCGAGAAGAGAGGACGGACATCTGCCATTCCCCTGCGCTCAGGTCCTCATCTACCCAGCCCTGCAGATGGCAGATTTCAACCTGCCCTCATACCAGCAAAATCATGCTGTGCCCATATTGTTTCGTGGCCGGATGGCGTTCTACTTCCTGCAGTACCTCAATGGGGACATGTCTGTGTGCCAAGACGTGCTGGAAGGGAACCATGTCCCTACTGAGCTCAGGCCACAATACAGGGAGTGGCTGTCCACATCCAACCTACCTCCTGAGTGCCTCGCACGGGGTTTCTCTGAGCCACCAAGCCCAGAATATGATGGAGAGATATACCACATTATCAAGGCTGGTTTGGAACCTGAGGTCTCACCTTTACTGGCGGATGACGAAGTCATTCAAAAAACCCCACCCACCTTCATCCTCACCTGTGAGTATGATGTCCTGAGGGATGATGGGATACTTTATAAAAAACGGCTGATGGACTTGGAAAAAGATGTCACCTGGCAACATGTGATGGATGGTTTTCATGGCATGATTCACTATTTTAACCAGGGCTGGCTTGCCTTTCCCTCAGCAGTGCGTGTTATGGATAGTGTTGTTAACTAtgtaaaaacactataa
- the dhrs3b gene encoding short-chain dehydrogenase/reductase 3b, with protein sequence MDLKSACRMFLFPVQMLYYIVRASLFSLLPSRRKDLTKEVVLITGGGRGIGRHLAKEFAKHGARKVILWGRTEKCLKDTAEEISHSGTECHYFLCDVANREEVYKQAKVVREKVGDVTILVNNAAVVHGKSLMDSDDDALLKSQHINTMGQFWTTKAFLPRMLELQHGHVVCLNSILSQSPIPGALDYCTSKASSLAFMESLTLGLLDCPGVGCTTVLPFHTNTEMFQGMRVRFPQLFPPLKPEVVAQRTVDAVRADKAFLYLPWTMHALVILKSFMPQVALEEIHKFSGSYTCMNTFKGRT encoded by the exons ATGGATTTGAAGAGCGCCTGTCGTATGTTTCTTTTCCCGGTTCAAATGCTGTACTATATAGTCAGAGCAAGTTTGTTTTCGCTGTTACCAAGCAGAAGGAAGGACCTTACCAAGGAGGTGGTATTGATCACCGGTGGGGGACGAGGCATCGGTCGTCACCTGGCAAAAGAGTTTGCCAAGCACGGGGCCAGAAAG GTGATCTTGTGGGGCCGAACAGAAAAGTGTCTCAAAGATACAGCTGAAGAGATCTCTCACTCAGGAACAGAGTGCCATTACTTTCTGTGTGATGTGGCCAATCGGGAGGAAGTTTACAAGCAAGCCAAGGTGGTTAGAGAAAAG GTGGGAGATGTTACGATATTAGTGAACAATGCAGCTGTAGTCCACGGTAAAAGTCTGATGGACAGCGATGACGACGCCCTTCTGAAATCCCAACACATCAACACCATGGGACAGTTCTGG ACTACAAAGGCCTTTCTGCCAAGGATGCTGGAGCTGCAGCATGGCCATGTAGTATGCTTAAACTCCATCCTGTCCCAGTCTCCCATCCCTGGAGCCTTAGACTACTGCACCTCCAAGGCCTCGTCACTGGCCTTCATGGAGAGCTTGACGCTGGGCCTGCTGGACTGTCCTGGCGTTGGCTGCACTACAGTCCTTCCCTTCCACACCAATACAGAGATGTTTCAAGGCATGAGAGTGAG aTTTCCACAGCTCTTTCCACCTCTCAAACCTGAGGTAGTTGCTCAGAGGACTGTTGATGCAGTCAGAGCTGACAAGGCTTTTCTCTACCTGCCTTGGACCATGCATGCCCTCGTCATTCTTAAAAG CTTCATGCCACAAGTTGCACTTGAAGAAATCCACAAGTTTTCTGGGAGTTATACCTGCATGAACACGTTCAAAGGGAGGACATGA